A single genomic interval of Juglans regia cultivar Chandler chromosome 1, Walnut 2.0, whole genome shotgun sequence harbors:
- the LOC108995593 gene encoding protein FAR1-RELATED SEQUENCE 5-like, with amino-acid sequence MEKGKEHASPITPPTTNPSTNSSNQMIPRPFYTYFSTPPCIDTSINPATESSTSSPIGLNTASSSHVEEIQEPTPDSREVETLSTPSESKDDNETETEIAVHTEGGADIIEEPKLGMVFNSEEELISYYKSYGKQCDFEIMTQRSHRFENGRLRYITLGCARGGKAQNRTTNVARPHPTSKIGCNARINATFFEGVLKFLTVHNTHNHGLSPQKSRFFRCNREVSLSVKRMLDTKDQAGIRMNKSFAALVQEAGGFENLSFNEKNCRNYIDKACHIRLGKGGAGALHEYFARMQYKNNGFFSLLDIDDNGRLKNIFWADARSRASYKYFGEIVTFDTTYLTNRYGMPFAPFVGVNHHGQSILLGAGLISNEDTETFTWLFQSWLNCMDGEASNAIITDQDRAMKNAIALVFPNTRHRFCLWHILKKVPKKLGSHGAYKDGLKSQLLKCVYDSQTIEEFEKCWEVMITTYNLQENAWTNLKEFVDQFDNALRKKIENENATDFHSFNVTIPAVSISPLEKIFQATYINSKFREVPKEVIGMIGVLPTLHRKDGVIATYHVEDEVCVDDFIKETCISHYES; translated from the exons atggagaaagggaaagaGCACGCATCTCCTATCACACCTCCTACCACAAATCCatcaacaaattcatcaaatcagATGATACCAAGaccattttatacatatttttcaacaccTCCTTGCATAGATACATCTATCAATCCTGCAACTGAG TCATCAACCTCCTCTCCGATTGGTTTAAACACTGCAAGCTCAAGCCATGTGGAAGAAATTCAAGAGCCAACACCTGACTCGAGGGAGGTTGAAACTTTGTCTACGCCCTCTGAATCCAAAGATGACAATGAGACCGAGACAGAAATTGCAGTGCATACTGAAGGGGGGGCCGATATCATTGAGGAGCCGAAATTGGGAATGGTGTTTAACTCTGAAGAAGAGTTAATTTCTTACTATAAAAGCTATGGGAAACAATGCGATTTTGAGATAATGACACAAAGGAGTCATAGGTTTGAGAATGGGAGGCTCAGATATATCACATTGGGTTGTGCTCGTGGTGGGAAGGCACAGAATCGGACCACAAATGTCGCTCGACCACATCCGACATCAAAGATAGGCTGTAATGCAAGGATAAATGCTACGTTTTTTGAAGGTGTGTTGAAGTTTTTGACTGTTCACAATACCCACAATCACGGACTAAGTCCACAAAAATCGAGGTTCTTCCGCTGCAATAGAGAAGTGAGTTTGTCTGTTAAGAGAATGTTAGATACAAAGGATCAAGCTGGTATCAGAATGAACAAGAGCTTCGCCGCTCTTGTGCAAGAAGCAGGTGGGTTTGAGAACTTGTCattcaatgaaaaaaattgtCGTAACTACATTGACAAGGCATGCCACATTCGACTTGGGAAAGGTGGTGCTGGAGCCCTCCATGAATATTTTGCTAGGATGCAATACAAGAATAATGGATTCTTTTCACTACTGGATATAGATGATAATGGGAggttgaaaaatatattctggGCAGATGCACGGAGTAGGGCATCATACAAATATTTTGGTGAAATTGTCACGTTTGACACCACCTATTTGACAAATAGGTATGGGATGccgtttgcaccatttgttggtgtaaaccaccatggacaGTCAATCCTTTTGGGGGCAGGATTGATTTCTAATGAGGATACAGAAACGTTCACATGGTTGTTTCAGAGTTGGTTGAACTGTATGGATGGTGAAGCTTCAAATGCTATTATCACAGATCAAGATAGagccatgaaaaatgcaattgcacTTGTCTTTCCGAATACCCGACATCGATTTTGTTTATGGCACATACTGAAGAAAGTACCTAAAAAACTCGGTTCACATGGTGCATACAAAGATGGGTTGAAAAGTCAGTTGCTTAAGTGTGTGTATGACTCTCAAACAAtagaggagtttgagaaatgttgggaagTGATGATTACAACATACAACTTGCAGGAGAATGCTTG GACAAACTTAAAAGAATTTGTTGATCAATTCGATAATGCATTGAGGAAGaagattgaaaatgaaaatgcgACTGATTTTCACTCATTCAACGTCACAATTCCTGCAGTCTCTATTTCTCCACTTGAGAAGATATTTCAAGCCACATACATCAACTCTAAATTTAGAGAAGTTCCAAAAGAAGTAATAGGAATGATTGGTGTTCTTCCAACTCTACACCGGAAGGATGGTGTAATTGCAACGTACCATGTAGAAGATGAAGTTTGTGTTGATGATTTCATCAAGGAG ACATGCATTAGCCATTATGAGAGTTAA
- the LOC108995617 gene encoding U11/U12 small nuclear ribonucleoprotein 25 kDa protein-like, which produces MRPEGLSGGTGRWRFISSLSVWKIFSYQSLPQQPLKLSVLKLDGSCFELLVERTATVAELKEAVEEVFSRSPDDHGEIQISWTHVWTHFCLCYQGQKLVDDKAYIRLYGIKDEDQIYFVRHLSINYGQEKGS; this is translated from the exons ATGAGGCCGGAAGGACTCTCCGGAGGCACAGGAAGGTGGCGTTTCATCTCTTCACTGAGTGTTTGGAAGATTTTCTCATACCAAAGCCTGCCTCAACAGCCGCTCAAACTCTCTGTTCTCAAATTGGATGGCTCCTGTTTtg AATTGCTAGTTGAAAGGACGGCGACAGTAGCAGAACTGAAAGAGGCAGTGGAGGAGGTTTTCAGTCGTTCACCAGATGATCATGGAGAAATTCAGATTtcatg GACTCATGTATGGACTCATTTTTGCTTATGCTACCAAGGTCAGAAGCTAGTAGATGATAAAGCATATATCCGACTGTATGGAATCAAGGATGAGGATCAG ATTTATTTTGTCCGGCATCTTTCAATTAACTATGGCCAGGAAAAAGGCTCGTAG
- the LOC108995654 gene encoding receptor-like serine/threonine-protein kinase At3g01300 isoform X2, which yields MEKKCGCWAVLRRGVRGACKPTASKDSVNTIPRTSLVYDAATETRYLNASNRELCPPGEAQLSSENPVPPSSESKTPCQLLQFSFQELKAATGNFRPDSILGEGGFGYVFKGWIEENGTAPAKPGSGITVAVKSLKPDGLQGHREWLAEVDFLGQLHHPNLVKLIGYCSEDDQRLLVYEFMTRGSLENHLFRRTIPLPWSSRIKIALGAARGLAFLHNGPEPVIYRDFKTSNILLDSEYNAKLSDFGLAKAGPQGDKTHVSTRVVGTYGYAAPEYVMTGHLTSKSDVYSFGVVLLEILTGRRSMDKKRPSGEQNLVVWARPHLADKRKLHQIVDPRLEMSYSLKGVQKVSQLAFNCLSKDSKSRPTMDEVVKVLTPLQDLNDLAINHSRLSQQGRRKKKDGTPQLTYNQSKNIRDSPLNIGKQHCR from the exons ATGGAGAAAAAGTGCGGGTGCTGGGCTGTGCTGAGACGCGGCGTTAGAGGTGCCTGCAAGCCCACTGCTTCTAAAGACTCTGTCAATACGATCCCTCGTACTAGTCTAGTTTATGATGCAG CTACTGAAACGCGTTATCTAAATGCCAGCAACAGAGAACTCTGTCCTCCAGGTGAAGCTCAGCTATCTTCAGAGAATCCTGTTCCGCCATCATCAGAAAGCAAAACTCCTTGCCAGCTGCTTCAGTTTTCTTTTCAGGAACTAAAAGCTGCAACTGGGAATTTCAGACCTGATAGTATTCTTGGGGAGGGTGGATTTGGATACGTGTTTAAAGGATGGATTGAGGAAAATGGGACAGCACCAGCGAAGCCTGGGTCGGGAATTACAGTTGCAGTCAAAAGCTTGAAGCCAGACGGTCTTCAGGGCCATAGAGAATGGCTG GCTGAGGTCGACTTCCTTGGACAGCTCCACCATCCTAATCTTGTTAAACTTATTGGGTACTGCAGTGAAGATGATCAACGGCTGcttgtttatgaatttatgaCCCGTGGAAGTCTTGAAAACCATCTTTTTAGAA GGACCATACCTCTTCCATGGTCCAGTAGGATTAAGATTGCACTTGGCGCAGCAAGGGGACTGGCGTTCCTCCATAATGGCCCTGAACCAGTCATATATAGAGACTTCAAGACATCCAATATATTGCTTGATTCG GAGTATAATGCAAAGCTTTCAGATTTTGGTCTAGCCAAAGCTGGGCCTCAAGGAGACAAAACACATGTTTCCACCAGGGTTGTTGGAACTTATGGATATGCTGCTCCGGAGTATGTAATGACAG GACACTTGACATCTAAGAGTGACGTTTACAGTTTTGGTGTCGTGCTACTCGAGATTTTAACGGGCAGAAGATCAATGGACAAGAAACGCCCTAGTGGAGAACAAAATCTCGTTGTATGGGCTCGGCCACATCTAGCTGACAAGCGAAAGCTTCATCAAATAGTGGATCCTCGCTTGGAAATGAGTTACTCTCTTAAAGGGGTGCAAAAAGTCTCTCAGTTGGCTTTCAACTGCCTCAGTAAGGACTCAAAATCCCGCCCTACAATGGATGAAGTTGTTAAAGTTCTGACTCCATTGCAAGATCTTAACGATCTTGCTATCAACCATTCTCGTCTATCCCAACAAGGGAGACGCAAGAAAAAAGATGGAACCCCACAGCTCACCTACAACCAATCCAAGAACATCAGAGACTCTCCACTGAACATTGGCAAGCAGCATTGTAGATGA
- the LOC108995654 gene encoding probable serine/threonine-protein kinase PIX7 isoform X1: MEKKCGCWAVLRRGVRGACKPTASKDSVNTIPRTSLVYDAGICIATETRYLNASNRELCPPGEAQLSSENPVPPSSESKTPCQLLQFSFQELKAATGNFRPDSILGEGGFGYVFKGWIEENGTAPAKPGSGITVAVKSLKPDGLQGHREWLAEVDFLGQLHHPNLVKLIGYCSEDDQRLLVYEFMTRGSLENHLFRRTIPLPWSSRIKIALGAARGLAFLHNGPEPVIYRDFKTSNILLDSEYNAKLSDFGLAKAGPQGDKTHVSTRVVGTYGYAAPEYVMTGHLTSKSDVYSFGVVLLEILTGRRSMDKKRPSGEQNLVVWARPHLADKRKLHQIVDPRLEMSYSLKGVQKVSQLAFNCLSKDSKSRPTMDEVVKVLTPLQDLNDLAINHSRLSQQGRRKKKDGTPQLTYNQSKNIRDSPLNIGKQHCR, encoded by the exons ATGGAGAAAAAGTGCGGGTGCTGGGCTGTGCTGAGACGCGGCGTTAGAGGTGCCTGCAAGCCCACTGCTTCTAAAGACTCTGTCAATACGATCCCTCGTACTAGTCTAGTTTATGATGCAGGTATATGTATAG CTACTGAAACGCGTTATCTAAATGCCAGCAACAGAGAACTCTGTCCTCCAGGTGAAGCTCAGCTATCTTCAGAGAATCCTGTTCCGCCATCATCAGAAAGCAAAACTCCTTGCCAGCTGCTTCAGTTTTCTTTTCAGGAACTAAAAGCTGCAACTGGGAATTTCAGACCTGATAGTATTCTTGGGGAGGGTGGATTTGGATACGTGTTTAAAGGATGGATTGAGGAAAATGGGACAGCACCAGCGAAGCCTGGGTCGGGAATTACAGTTGCAGTCAAAAGCTTGAAGCCAGACGGTCTTCAGGGCCATAGAGAATGGCTG GCTGAGGTCGACTTCCTTGGACAGCTCCACCATCCTAATCTTGTTAAACTTATTGGGTACTGCAGTGAAGATGATCAACGGCTGcttgtttatgaatttatgaCCCGTGGAAGTCTTGAAAACCATCTTTTTAGAA GGACCATACCTCTTCCATGGTCCAGTAGGATTAAGATTGCACTTGGCGCAGCAAGGGGACTGGCGTTCCTCCATAATGGCCCTGAACCAGTCATATATAGAGACTTCAAGACATCCAATATATTGCTTGATTCG GAGTATAATGCAAAGCTTTCAGATTTTGGTCTAGCCAAAGCTGGGCCTCAAGGAGACAAAACACATGTTTCCACCAGGGTTGTTGGAACTTATGGATATGCTGCTCCGGAGTATGTAATGACAG GACACTTGACATCTAAGAGTGACGTTTACAGTTTTGGTGTCGTGCTACTCGAGATTTTAACGGGCAGAAGATCAATGGACAAGAAACGCCCTAGTGGAGAACAAAATCTCGTTGTATGGGCTCGGCCACATCTAGCTGACAAGCGAAAGCTTCATCAAATAGTGGATCCTCGCTTGGAAATGAGTTACTCTCTTAAAGGGGTGCAAAAAGTCTCTCAGTTGGCTTTCAACTGCCTCAGTAAGGACTCAAAATCCCGCCCTACAATGGATGAAGTTGTTAAAGTTCTGACTCCATTGCAAGATCTTAACGATCTTGCTATCAACCATTCTCGTCTATCCCAACAAGGGAGACGCAAGAAAAAAGATGGAACCCCACAGCTCACCTACAACCAATCCAAGAACATCAGAGACTCTCCACTGAACATTGGCAAGCAGCATTGTAGATGA